A genomic window from Neoarius graeffei isolate fNeoGra1 chromosome 5, fNeoGra1.pri, whole genome shotgun sequence includes:
- the prmt6 gene encoding protein arginine N-methyltransferase 6, producing MSHAGSKKRKLDKGAEDQLYFESYADVSIHEEMIADTVRTATYRKAIFNNQSDIEGKVVLDVGAGTGVLSVFCAQAGARKVYAVEASSIAEQAEKIIQQNEVQDKVEVIKGALEDVDLPEKVDVIVSEWMGYALLHESMLNSVISARDRWLKPGGLMLPEKAELFIAPINDLLVEERLAFWSTVKSQYGVDMSCMTDFARRCIMASSEITIKPVTVEDVLSHSVKFAELDLNVVNLQHLSSVKGHFRCLCFRSAAFNAFCVFFAVAFPFPGSRHPLVLSTSPFEPETHWKQAVLYLDQAVEVMQDTLVEGDVHMYPSEEGSRHICIHVDYTVGEEKRKSKTFTISDGSSYAEPQ from the coding sequence ATGTCCCACGCCGGCTCTAAGAAGAGAAAACTGGATAAAGGTGCTGAGGATCAGCTGTACTTTGAGAGCTATGCGGATGTGAGTATCCATGAGGAGATGATCGCGGACACTGTGCGCACTGCCACGTACAGGAAAGCCATCTTTAACAATCAGAGTGACATCGAGGGGAAGGTCGTGCTGGATGTGGGAGCAGGCACCGGGGTGCTGAGTGTGTTCTGTGCCCAGGCCGGGGCCAGGAAGGTGTACGCCGTGGAGGCCAGCTCCATCGCAGAGCAGGCTGAGAAGATCATCCAGCAGAATGAAGTGCAGGACAAGGTGGAGGTCATTAAAGGTGCCCTGGAGGATGTAGACCTCCCTGAGAAGGTGGATGTGATCGTGAGTGAGTGGATGGGTTACGCCCTGCTCCATGAGTCCATGCTGAACTCGGTGATCTCAGCTCGGGATCGGTGGCTCAAACCCGGAGGTCTGATGCTCCCCGAGAAAGCCGAGCTCTTCATCGCACCCATTAACGACCTGCTCGTGGAGGAGCGTCTCGCCTTCTGGAGCACGGTGAAGAGCCAGTACGGCGTGGACATGTCCTGCATGACGGACTTCGCCCGCAGGTGCATCATGGCTAGCTCGGAAATCACCATCAAGCCCGTCACCGTCGAAGACGTCTTATCTCACTCGGTCAAATTCGCCGAGCTGGACCTCAACGTCGTGAACCTGCAGCACCTGAGCTCCGTCAAGGGACATTTCCGCTGCCTCTGCTTCCGCTCGGCCGCCTTCAACGCCTTCTGCGTGTTCTTCGCCGTCGCTTTTCCCTTCCCAGGCTCGAGACATCCTCTCGTCCTGTCCACGTCCCCGTTCGAACCCGAGACGCACTGGAAACAGGCCGTGCTCTACCTGGACCAGGCGGTGGAGGTCATGCAGGACACGCTGGTGGAAGGAGACGTGCACATGTACCCGTCAGAGGAAGGCTCTCGACATATATGCATCCACGTAGACTACACAGTCGGGGAAGAGAAAAGGAAATCGAAGACGTTCACGATTTCAGATGGATCTTCATACGCAGAGCCTCAGTAG